The Drosophila yakuba strain Tai18E2 chromosome X, Prin_Dyak_Tai18E2_2.1, whole genome shotgun sequence DNA segment CTGCGCCCGCTGCTGGAGCGGCAGGCAGCGCAGCAGGTAGGTGAAGTGTTTCATGGCCAACAAAAAGCGTAGTCCACAATCATCCAGGGAGTCAGTACTGGTGCTGCCGTCCTTAACAGCTCCCGATGCCGCTCCACCGGCCATTCCGCCCGACTTGCCTTGATCGGCGGCAAACTTGTCGGAGAAGTCCGTATTGCACGTGGCCACCGTATCGGCCAATGCCAGCAGATGCATCTGGTCCAGCGAGGAGAGCCCCGGCAAATGGGTGTGGGTGAGCAGGCGCGATAGAAGCTGACCCTGCCGCGGACCAAAGTGCGAAATGGAGTGCTTCTCGGGCAGCGAGAGACGGCGCTCCTGGCGCTTCTTCTCGTCACCCTCGCTCAGCAGCTCATCCAGATTGTCCTCCGAGTTGTGCATGTCGAAGAGTTCGTCGTAGTCCTTATCGCCCTCAGCATAGTTGTTGCTCTGACCCGGCGTTTCACGATCCGCATTAAGGAGCACCCACAAGGGTAACGGTGGAATCGAGTTGATTTCCGCATAGTCCAGCATCAGCTCCTCGGGAATTTGGGTGGTGCTGCCGCGATGCTCCGCCTGGATGTTCTGATCCGCCGTGTAGCTAATGCTTAGGGTGCGGGATCTCGACCAGCTGCGTTGTCTGGCATAGCCATCATCGTCCTGGCCAACCGTGCTCGAACTGTTGCCACTCATGCAGCGCACCAGATGCGCCAGGATGGCCTTCACCCAACGGATCTTGCCACAGTTAAGCAGCTCCATCAGCTGCTTGGGATGGTATTGCGGCAGCACTGGGCAGGCAATGCGAGAGGCCTGGAACAGACCGAAGTCCGTCATGTAGTCATCGTTGCCACCGTCATCAGCGCCACCGCCATATGTTCCAGCTCCTCCTGCGCCGCCGGCACCGTTCATGTTGGCCATGCTGGTGTTGCCGAGACGACGCTTCTTGTCGTGCGACAGCAGCTGCAAATTGGCCGTGCTCACTTTGCTTATCAGAGGCATGGATGCCACATTCTTGAGCCGCAGCTGTGTGGACTCATTGGCCAGTGAGCGGAGATCCTCGTCCCTAAGGTTACGGGTATCCGGTACATCAtcgccagcagcagccgcgGCGGCAAAGTGCGAAGAATAGTGCGGCTTCCACTGCGAGTAGACGTGCATCTCGGAGTCCATGGCCACCACTAGAATCCCATCGCGAACCCAAGAGATCTGCATGGGCAGCGGCGGTAGACCGTCGGCGGTCTGAAGATCTATCTGGCGCAACTTCATCCAACGGATCTCGTCCACAAAGTTGGGCTGCGCCAGGGAACTGGCCTTTCGCAGGATGGGACGATTCACTGAACGCGACTCCTTCATCGCCTTGATGTTTGCCTGGGCAATGTCCGAGCTAACAGGGGTGTACAGCAGTATTTTGCTGCCCACCGCGACGGTTAGGATGTGAGAACCATCCTCCTTGCTCACCCAGTCCAGTTGGACTAGATGCTTCTGGGTCAGCGGACAAGTGTTCCCGTTTTCGGCGATGCTCTTCCGCAGGGATTGCAGCGTACTGAAGCTGGGCACAGTTAGCAAGCCTGAGGCAGCGGCCGACGGTTGCCTATTGACGGCCAACTCAGGTGTGGTCTCGCCACTCCGTGGGGATCTGCTCTCCGAATCGTGGGCGAAGGTGTGCAGGACCTGGTTCAGTCGTTGCTTCTTCGCCAGCAGCCGACTGTCGTGCAGGTAACTCAGATCGATGCCATGACCAATGTTGATTCGCGGCAAATGGACATTCTTCAGGTGAATGGTGTCCTCCAGCACCCACTCACTACCTCCGGAGCTCTCGCACTCGTAGATGGCCACGCAGAGGTTCACATAACGCGAGTCCGGATCGGGTCCTTTGTTGGGTCGTGTGAAACTCTTGCCGTACTTGTAGGCACAGGCTATCCGGCCGGAATAGGCCGCACTGATGTTCAGCGGCTGGCCCGGAATCTCGATGGCGGAATGCTGAATGCGACTGAACATCTTCCACTCGCTCCAGTGATAGGCATCACCCTCTGTATCCGGATCATCCTCATCACCGATGGGCTCACACTTCCAAAAACGCGATATGGAATCCGAGCAGGCGGTCACAATGATGTACGGCGCAAAGCAGGCTGGGTAAATGCTGGAGCTGCTCAGGTGACCGGCGGCCGGAGAGGCATGGATGACGTCCACGCCCTCGGGCAGAGGCAGCTCTTGGGTACACACCTTCTTGGTGGTAATCGAGATGTGCGGCGCCTCCACTTGTGGACCGAAGTGCTCGGCTCCCGTCAGCGTTTCGGCTCCCTGTGACATTCGCCTGGGATTCGGATTTCCACCAGCACCATCCTCATCTGGCTCCTGGGTGAGGTTGCTATCCGGCACATACATGGCCGTTTCGGAAAGGAACGAGCTCTGCTGCTTCGAGCTAATGACTATTCGCCACATGTGAATGGTGCTGCCGCGCAGGGTTTTCTCGATGTTCACAATGTAGAAGGGCTCCTCAAAGTCCGCATTCCGCTGCAAATCGACAATGGCGTCCATGTCCGACTCGAGCAGTGCGTTCAGACGCGGCTCCTCCAGATCATGAGGATCCGTCTGGGGCGTTCGCTGGCCACCCGTAATCAACTGCGCCTGGAACACGTGCAGGAACTGCGTATTTTGCCAGTCGTGCTTGGCATCCGAGATGGCGTCCAGCTGCAAAATGCAACCGGGTCTCGCCGTCGACTGCTGGGACACAACCTTGAGCTTGTCGTGCAGCGCCGATCGCTGGGCCCGCATCGTGGACGAAGCATTCGAGATCATCGACGACAGCGAATGCGACTTGTGCAACGTGTTTAGGTTCTCCGAGCAGGAGATCTCAGCCAGCAGGGTGCGGGCATCGATCACCGCCTGGTAGACGCGCAGGTTCTCGCCATCGCTGGCCACGAAGCAGGCGGACGGAGAGTTACTGTAGCTGCCCAGTGTGGTGCTCGGCAGGAGGGTGGGAATCCAGGCCACATTGCTGAAGGCCGAGATCTCCGGCGAGTTGATCCTAGCCAGCTCGCTGACCCCGCCCGAATGGCACAGCGGTCCCACGGAGTCCACACGCCAGAGGATTAGCTCCGAACAGAAGCCCGTGGGCGTAAATACATCTTTGTCTCCATTGGAACCACCAGAGGGACCGGCTCCTGTTCCTCCGCCCGAGGTGAGTCCACCACTCAGGGGCTGCTCAAACGGTGACATTGGCGACTTAGCCTCCGAATCGGGCAGGTTGTGGTGCGAGGTGGAGACGAGCAGCGGCAGCACCGGGTGACAGGTGATGTCGTTCACCCGGAACCGATGCCCGGAGGCACGGCTCACGTGGCCAATGCTTAATACTTGGGTAAACTTCGTCTTAAAGGCGAACGTTAGCTGCCAGAGATTGAGGGTTCCGTTCGAGTGCTTGGTCACCATGGAAACCGAGGGAGACACGTTCAGTGGCAATGCACTGGCGCCAGTTGCAGCCGAATCTTGCGAGCTACTGCTGTGCTCCGCTCCTCCGACTCCACTAGCCGCAGCACTGCGATCGCCACCAGCCTCATCCTGGTCTGCGTCTCCTTCGCGGTCGCCATCCTCCACATCGGCAGCATCCTCCTGCTCTTCGTCGTGCCTCTCAAAGGTCTGCCCCGAGTGCTGGTCACTTTTCAGGGAGGAATCATCCGCGTGTCCCTTGTGGAACTCATCCTTGCTGCGCACATTGTTCGCTATGTCGCGGAAGGCCAGCGGATGCGTGCCCGTGTTGAAGAGGCTGACCGTggtggacatggacatggcgTCGCCCAGAGGGAAGGCCGAAGGAATACGAGTGGAGAAGGAGACCTGCGCCTGCCTGAACGAACCGGGATAGTAGTCATCCAGCCACTCGATAACCCAGATTAGGTAGCTACCGTCCACCGGGTGAATGGCGAAGAGCAGATCCGGACTCTGGTGCCAGTCGCGCAGCAAGCACTCGATCTTATTGTCCAGTGAATCCACCAGCTGTGTGATCGGATGGGCCGGCTCATTGTTTAGCGAGTTCTGTGACGTCGTGTTGGACATGGAGTTCAGATGCAGTCCGGCAACGCCTCCTCCGCCACCCATTCCCGTGCCTGCCGTGTGCTGCGAATACCGGCTGAACTCCTCGCCGCTGTCGTCCACGGACACCGACTTGGAGGAGCGCAGGTACTTCTTGTGCGCATGCGCCTGCGAGTGGGAACCGTGTGCATCGTCCGGCAGATCAACGCCGCCGGAGGAGGCGTTCCCATGACCGTTCTCCTCGTCGATCACCTTCTTCGTGAGCTCCTGAAGTATGGCCTCCGCCTGCAGCGTAAAATGCATCTCCTTGTTGTTCAGCCAGTGCAGGATAAAGACATTCTGGTTGGCCGGATCGCTGGTCTGCATCGATGGCACCAGCGGGATGTCCGTTTCCGCATTTATCGACGCGGCCAGGTGGAAGTGCATACCGGGTGTAACGCCCGATCCCTGGAATCCGTAAGAGTGAAAATCGTGTACGCTGCACGAGGATGGTAGCGAGGGTATTGGTCCCAGATAGTTTGTATAGCTGGCCGGGGAGCTACCCATGGCGCCCATTGCACCTGCTGGTCCTCCGCCACTCGCAGCGCCTCCACTGGCCGCGCCCGTCCCGGCATTCGCTCCGGCCTTCATATGCCGACGTATATGAAAGCAGGTCTTCATGTGCTTCAGCCGCTGCATGAACCGATGCTTGTGCCGATGCGTACGAAACTTTGGGTTCTGCGAGGCCATTGGATCGAACTGGGTCATGTTCACCATCCCATCGTCCGGCAGCACCGTCTCGATCCAGATGCGACAGATGTTGTCCAGACAGGACGTCACCAGCATATTGGCCACCGAGCCCTTGGGCATGTACTTGCTCGTCTTGCGCCACACAATATTGGATACGGCTCGCGGATGGGCGATGTACACATAGGTGAAGTTCAGCTCTCCGCCAGAGCTGGAGCCGGTGCCATCGTCCACTCCGTGGCGACCCGATGCCGTCGTTCCGGCGGTGGAGGAACCCTTGGCAGGGAATAGGACCTGTTTGTTCTCATACCAGATCTTCACCAGACGATCGTTGCGTCCGCAGGTGGCGAAAAGCGTTCCGTCCGGACTAAATGCCATATGGTAAATGGGTATGGCCGTCTGGCAGCTCCATATGTTCTCCCACGTGGACACATCCTCCGATTGGGCGTTGCTTGACTGCTTGGGCTCCTTGCTTTCGCCAATCTCGAACTTGACACCTATTCGAAAAACAGATACTGATTAGACGGCGATTCTTGGACAAGGAATTTGCAACGcaagaaatacatatatacaatgCCAGCTTTTTTATTGCCAGTGGACTgatatcaaataaataattacaaatggAAATTCAGCAAGCAGAGTTTCAGTATCATCCGCTGATGGTTTGCATAAACAGAACATAGactaaacaaaaaaccgaGCATATCGCTTCTTATTGCAAAGGCAAATAAAGGTATGGAGGTcttaaaagccaaaaatcaaattttacaGTACGCAAGAAGAGAAATTTTTAAGGAACTTGTACATGCTTTTATGAAATCGGTCAATAAAACGGAAACACCCCACTGACGACAAAACGATTTATAAAacgtaaaaaacaaaaaccccaTTGCAaccaatttgcatttgtgatTCATCTCCGCCCACGCAAATCGATAGTTggccacaaacacacatatatatgtagaaaTGGGCTGTTGGGCAGTTGGCTCACCCGtatgctcctcctcctgctggtGAGTGGGTGACTTGCTCTTCCACAGCTGGATGTTGGTGCCGCCGGTGAGGAGACGTGTGCCCTCCAGATTCCAGGACAGGGTCACCACGCTCGAGTGGCTGGTGAATGAGCCCGTTTGCACCCATCTGTGGGAGGAGggggaaaatagaaaatcaaGTTAGTATGTCTTTGGGCTTCTTGAATCCATTCATAGCTCACCTGTAATCCAGAAAGTGGGTATTGTGTTTGCTGGACTCAATCACCGGCGTGGgctcaaaaatgcaaattttattttcataggCTGCTGCTATTTTTCCGGTATCGGTGCTGCAGTCGAGGGCGGATATCTTGACATAGCCATGGTTGGCGCCCGGAATGATCTGGACGCGCTCGAAGGTGCTTGCCAGGATGACCACATTGCAGCCGGCGGCGTAGGCCTGGAAAATGGAGAAATGTGGGTTT contains these protein-coding regions:
- the LOC6524008 gene encoding dmX-like protein 2, with the protein product MNCHQILSGACNAGDRCFAIGSVEGIPFTAYAAGCNVVILASTFERVQIIPGANHGYVKISALDCSTDTGKIAAAYENKICIFEPTPVIESSKHNTHFLDYRWVQTGSFTSHSSVVTLSWNLEGTRLLTGGTNIQLWKSKSPTHQQEEEHTGVKFEIGESKEPKQSSNAQSEDVSTWENIWSCQTAIPIYHMAFSPDGTLFATCGRNDRLVKIWYENKQVLFPAKGSSTAGTTASGRHGVDDGTGSSSGGELNFTYVYIAHPRAVSNIVWRKTSKYMPKGSVANMLVTSCLDNICRIWIETVLPDDGMVNMTQFDPMASQNPKFRTHRHKHRFMQRLKHMKTCFHIRRHMKAGANAGTGAASGGAASGGGPAGAMGAMGSSPASYTNYLGPIPSLPSSCSVHDFHSYGFQGSGVTPGMHFHLAASINAETDIPLVPSMQTSDPANQNVFILHWLNNKEMHFTLQAEAILQELTKKVIDEENGHGNASSGGVDLPDDAHGSHSQAHAHKKYLRSSKSVSVDDSGEEFSRYSQHTAGTGMGGGGGVAGLHLNSMSNTTSQNSLNNEPAHPITQLVDSLDNKIECLLRDWHQSPDLLFAIHPVDGSYLIWVIEWLDDYYPGSFRQAQVSFSTRIPSAFPLGDAMSMSTTVSLFNTGTHPLAFRDIANNVRSKDEFHKGHADDSSLKSDQHSGQTFERHDEEQEDAADVEDGDREGDADQDEAGGDRSAAASGVGGAEHSSSSQDSAATGASALPLNVSPSVSMVTKHSNGTLNLWQLTFAFKTKFTQVLSIGHVSRASGHRFRVNDITCHPVLPLLVSTSHHNLPDSEAKSPMSPFEQPLSGGLTSGGGTGAGPSGGSNGDKDVFTPTGFCSELILWRVDSVGPLCHSGGVSELARINSPEISAFSNVAWIPTLLPSTTLGSYSNSPSACFVASDGENLRVYQAVIDARTLLAEISCSENLNTLHKSHSLSSMISNASSTMRAQRSALHDKLKVVSQQSTARPGCILQLDAISDAKHDWQNTQFLHVFQAQLITGGQRTPQTDPHDLEEPRLNALLESDMDAIVDLQRNADFEEPFYIVNIEKTLRGSTIHMWRIVISSKQQSSFLSETAMYVPDSNLTQEPDEDGAGGNPNPRRMSQGAETLTGAEHFGPQVEAPHISITTKKVCTQELPLPEGVDVIHASPAAGHLSSSSIYPACFAPYIIVTACSDSISRFWKCEPIGDEDDPDTEGDAYHWSEWKMFSRIQHSAIEIPGQPLNISAAYSGRIACAYKYGKSFTRPNKGPDPDSRYVNLCVAIYECESSGGSEWVLEDTIHLKNVHLPRINIGHGIDLSYLHDSRLLAKKQRLNQVLHTFAHDSESRSPRSGETTPELAVNRQPSAAASGLLTVPSFSTLQSLRKSIAENGNTCPLTQKHLVQLDWVSKEDGSHILTVAVGSKILLYTPVSSDIAQANIKAMKESRSVNRPILRKASSLAQPNFVDEIRWMKLRQIDLQTADGLPPLPMQISWVRDGILVVAMDSEMHVYSQWKPHYSSHFAAAAAAGDDVPDTRNLRDEDLRSLANESTQLRLKNVASMPLISKVSTANLQLLSHDKKRRLGNTSMANMNGAGGAGGAGTYGGGADDGGNDDYMTDFGLFQASRIACPVLPQYHPKQLMELLNCGKIRWVKAILAHLVRCMSGNSSSTVGQDDDGYARQRSWSRSRTLSISYTADQNIQAEHRGSTTQIPEELMLDYAEINSIPPLPLWVLLNADRETPGQSNNYAEGDKDYDELFDMHNSEDNLDELLSEGDEKKRQERRLSLPEKHSISHFGPRQGQLLSRLLTHTHLPGLSSLDQMHLLALADTVATCNTDFSDKFAADQGKSGGMAGGAASGAVKDGSTSTDSLDDCGLRFLLAMKHFTYLLRCLPLQQRAQFQRQGVGTSNIVWAFHSESEEELLNLIPSYTKGDLRWATLRDLGVGYWLKNINTLRRCVEKLAKCAYQQKQEPLDAAIYYLAMKKKSLVWGLFRSRRDEKMTAFFGNNFAEDRWRKAALKNAFVLLGKQRFEHAVAFFLLANSLNDAIEVCMNKLEDFQLALIIARLYEGDGEGCYYHHLLHEHILGTDAETGRCDLSRAHPDPFLRSMTYWTIKKYQESLNTLLLNNVGSLHSSYREEDLLRPEPQATNPNVFNFYIYLRTHPLLIRQNIALSAQEKRIAHVVLSGFNYAGDAAPSAVACDKQLQLEDSITPIERQLYFTTAHGHFKSGCPALALEVLNKLPQKISDDSGGSVAGSQAQERAQQNKEELINTGIMDQWGATPAAASNTADAFDWGAPVSSEPEAKFEIKWDDEDEEEDPDLEPDEPELATPQPQASILGRGKSNGNDTKMDIMAQQLKFVACLKILMEELSTLATGFEVDGGQLRYQLYMWLEREVEALKQLCNYCSQAEQSSHESGDADAEARDKEMNASIYPSTERPTLHEILMQDKQDFEAKVMRAAKRKRWLKANETLLRTLLSYCSLHGASGGGLASVRMELVLLLQELQQEKTQQQLLSPLPFPTTLPLLSACVAGNKTVIADPIKYLQSQTVDMLQSIIKVLPFPGIEPSALSEIFVLRDLAVALSSCIYQSLCDSESFVVNNSAFNGYPSPGMENIAKINSSFECSYLVGSRNAYGRRRKYSTDEPAGVCTTPSKWPGVTNLRALLAREKDEDVPKLNVLLLESFVSTYMALFIYSLSTCDSRLLYRLSGQSFNNETWSTLFGGGMKKLLIKPAAAPPPTQMVTGGAVAGAGGASGGTGSTSEEPADENSVWNTVTSITKQRMKLNMKILGSFSQNSTSSNMKEDKPTYREQFMPPETSMLSYFLTKPPTTECDDYDTDDSHESDNEEEEEDDDDVNVSRSQLKAKDNTEHTNPTSYSWSILRLALIKISTHKIQELVKVAGIELQDLPVISPLSHEVLRTLNRWQDFALSDLIARGPPSRNYIPGCYAESGINGLAIHKYRSLLNKDNTPFVSGSSAGPIRRLWNYLVRQEPAQEVFIKSIFGKNMEPSTRGSHHTHNDNETDEGQSHSTIENTDHIRIIHKDHESILSFCLKNNSSSMIAFANPREIQEFDISLLLESPNWYEDECDYDMMNLSKDADTNSSSFLIIQTQEQNQFGGSSNAYSESNASTQSASQSGRGTSMVLRHKVDNVKRMSAHPLMPLYLTGGQDGSVQIWEWGHQQPVCSPRTSGTFAKVTRCRFSEQGNKFGIGDGDGKLSLWQAGIASQNNRSFISYQCHNKALSDFVFLGSCSLLASAGQSSENKNINIWDTLLPHKKSCVSAFTCHDQGSSCLVFAPQHQVLISCGKRGDVCVFDVRQRTLRHRYQAHDSTIKCIALDPHEEFFVTGSIEGDIKIWDMNQFMLINTFPHEHAKNGFFKHTGQGVSQVYVDAFGRLFSCGSDGCMKVRLLVEKDNIVHSVY